In Rhinolophus ferrumequinum isolate MPI-CBG mRhiFer1 chromosome 7, mRhiFer1_v1.p, whole genome shotgun sequence, the following proteins share a genomic window:
- the AGFG2 gene encoding arf-GAP domain and FG repeat-containing protein 2 isoform X3 has product MTTFTESEVLFLQSRGNEVCRKIWLGLFDARTSLIPDSRDPQKVKEFLQEKYEKKRWYVPPDQVKGPAYTKGSASVTVQGSMPEGKPLRTLLGDPVPSLSAAASTSSQSVSQSQARTSQLRSAQPPPPSSVKKASTDLLADIGGDPFAAPQAVPAFAAFPAFGGQTPSHGAFANFDAFGSSPSSSAFGSIPLTGQAPFQAQPTPTASRMLSGSYSFGSSQVTPFGASPLTPASQPSSLADMGGLLGPGASAGVIPSSVFGMTSQIPTLQSATPGGGGSTGLAFGAFTNPFTAPAAHPQLPSTNPFQPNGLATGPSFGMSSAGPGFPQPVPPTGAFASTFPPPLFSSQPSITQQQNGSSFSDLGSAKLGQRPLSQPAGISTNPFMTGSSSSPFASKPPTTNPFL; this is encoded by the exons ATGACAACTTTCACTGAGTCTGAAGTACTATTCCTGCAATCTCGTGGAAACGAG GTTTGCAGGAAGATTTGGCTGGGTCTTTTTGATGCTCGAACATCTTTAATACCCGACTCCAGGGATCCTCAGAAGGTGAAGGAGTTTCTCCAGGAAAAATATGAGAAGAAGAGATg GTATGTCCCCCCCGACCAAGTCAAGGGGCCCGCTTATACCAAGGGCAGTGCCTCCGTCACTGTTCAGGGCTCCATGCCAGAAGGGAAGCCCCTGCGGACACTTCTGGGGGATCCTGTGCCATCTCTCTCAGCTGCTGCCTCCACCTCTAGCCAG TCTGTCAGTCAGTCCCAGGCTCGGACATCCCAGCTCCGAAGCGCTCAGCCACCGCCCCCCTCCTCAGTCAAGAAAGCCAGCACTGACCTGCTGGCTGACATTGGCGGAGACCCCTTTGCTGCTCCCCAGGCGGTACCTGCCTTTGCTGCCTTCCCAGCCTTTGGGG GCCAAACACCATCCCACGGGGCCTTTGCCAACTTCGATGCCTTTGGCAGTAGCCCCAGCTCTTCTGCATTTGGAAGCATTCCTCTGACTGGCCAAGCCCCGTTCCAGGCCCAGCCCACACCCACAG CCAGTCGGATGCTAAGTGGAAGTTACAGCTTTG GGAGCAGCCAGGTGACGCCATTTGGTGCCTCTCCTCTTACACCGGCCAGTCAGCCAAGCAGCCTCGCAGACATGGGTGGCCTGCTGGGACCTGGGGCGTCAGCTGGAGTTATCCCTAGCAG CGTCTTTGGGATGACCAGCCAGATCCCCACACTCCAGTCAGCCACACCTGGTGGAGGTGGCAGCACAGGGCTTGCCTTTGGAG CCTTCACCAACCCTTTCACAGCACCTGCTGCTCACCCCCAGCTGCCTTCCACCAACCCATTCCAGCCCAATGGTTTGGCCACAG GGCCCAGCTTTGGGATGAGCAGTGCTGGGCCTGGCTTCCCCCAGCCAGTGCCTCCCACTGGGGCCTTTGCCAGCACCTTCCCGCCACCGCTGTTCTCCTCACAGCCCTCGATAACCCAGCAGCAGAACG GCTCTTCCTTCAGCGACTTAGGATCAGCCAAGCTGGGACAGAGGCCACTGAGCCAGCCAGCGGGCATCTCCACCAACCCCTTCATG ACTGGATCCTCATCAAGCCCATTTGCCTCCAAACCTCCGACCACCAACCCATTCTTGTAG
- the LOC117024512 gene encoding insulin receptor substrate 1-like, which yields MSATSTPLLLAFPQPSRPLLQPFYSLWSGMNPRDGGPTATPECELTDVPLGPPPAWAWPADVRLCGHLRKQKSQRRRFFVLRADPPRLECYQSEKKFRAGRAPPKLTMSLGGACTISKRMDARQRHLIVLYTRDCSLGVAAASETEQQAWYSALLEARAAADPSSHEDPGTWILPPFQDVWPVTLRPKGLGRTRGLGSGGYRLCLGSGVLSLLREPRGRGSRDTQASPPPALRLSLLSVRRCGHADSFFFLELGRSAPTGPGELWLQAPDAVVAQSIHETVLAAMKRLGDGGVGGRAEPLPRDPLTSAPRPSSVPQPHETPVSEAPSSGLSHWGCLGKRNEPATLESLASLGAAASYPEGLEQGGGHIPVGAGSDYQSMQGEEAGGYMVMAAPGIPAAANTTAQDWEGTEYMPMSHVPPGSFSLSSLPLSYKPGYPGHWLQGPYRGIGDSWGAAGAQPCLQSPSELAGEYVYIEYPAPDYVGRGTAIPDPPDSHLNYVDLDLVPPLEAQGSAPGVSTHCLHSYARIQFQNDREAREREPAGSS from the exons ATGTCAGCCACCTCTACCCCACTTCTTCTGGCCTTTCCCCAGCCGTCTCGGCCCCTCCTCCAGCCATTTTATAGCCTGTGGTCAGGAATGAACCCCAGAGACGGCGGCCCCACGGCAACCCCGGAGTGCGAATTGACCGACGTGCCCCTGGGTCCGCCGCCTGCCTGGGCCTGGCCGGCTGACGTGCGGCTCTGCGGCCACCTGCGGAAGCAGAAGTCCCAGCGCCGCCGCTTCTTCGTGCTCCGCGCTGACCCGCCGCGCCTCGAGTGTTACCAGAGCGAGAAGAAGTTCCGCGCCGGCCGAGCACCCCCCAAGCTTACCATGAGCCTGGGGGGCGCGTGCACCATCAGCAAGCGCATGGACGCGCGCCAGCGCCACCTGATTGTCCTTTACACGCGCGACTGCAGCCTGGGCGTGGCGGCGGCCAGTGAGACGGAGCAACAGGCGTGGTACAGCGCCCTGCTGGAGGCGCGCGCCGCCGCCG ATCCCAGTTCCCACGAGGACCCCGGGACCTGGATCCTCCCTCCGTTTCAAGACGTCTGGCCTGTGACGCTGCGGCCCAAGGGGCTGGGGCGGACACGAGGTCTAGGAAGCGGTGGCTACCGACTGTGTCTGGGTTCAGGGGTACTGAGCCTGCTGCGGGAGCCCAGGGGCAGAGGTTCCAGGGACACCCAGGCATCACCACCGCCAGCCCTGCGCCTGTCCCTGCTCAGCGTGCGCCGCTGTGGCCACGCAGACTCCTTCTTCTTTCTGGAGCTTGGTCGTTCGGCGCCCACGGGTCCCGGGGAGCTGTGGCTACAGGCGCCCGATGCTGTGGTGGCCCAAAGCATTCATGAGACTGTTCTGGCTGCTATGAAGCGACTCGGGGACGGTGGTGTGGGTGGCAGGGCTGAACCCCTGCCAAGGGATCCTCTGACAAGTGCCCCTAGGCCGTCATCTGTCCCCCAACCTCATGAGACCCCAGTCTCTGAGGCCCCATCAAGCGGCCTGAGCCATTGGGGGTGCCTGGGTAAGAGGAATGAGCCTGCAACCCTAGAGAGCCTGGCATCACTGGGGGCGGCAGCCTCATACCCTGAGGGGTTGGAGCAGGGTGGGGGCCACATACCTGTGGGAGCTGGGAGTGATTACCAGTCCATGCAGGGCGAGGAAGCGGGTGGCTACATGGTGATGGCAGCCCCTGGCATTCCGGCTGCTGCCAACACCACTGCCCAAGATTGGGAGGGCACTGAATACATGCCCATGAGCCACGTTCCGCCAGGGTCCTTTTCCTTGAGTTCCCTGCCCCTTTCCTACAAGCCTGGGTATCCTGGACACTGGCTCCAAGGCCCCTATCGCGGCATTGGGGACAGCTGGGGTGCCGCAGGGGCTCAGCCCTGCTTGCAGTCACCATCTGAGCTAGCGGGGGAATACGTGTACATCGAGTACCCAGCCCCAGACTATGTAGGAAGGGGAACTGCCATACCGGACCCCCCCGACAGCCACCTCAACTATGTGGACCTGGACCTGGTCCCTCCTCTGGAGGCGCAAGGCAGTGCCCCCGGGGTCAGCACACACTGCCTGCACAGCTATGCCAGAATCCAGTTCCAGAATGACAGGGAGGCAAGGGAGAGAGAGCCCGCCGGGTCTAGCTGA